The genomic region GTCGAGGAAGGCTACAACGAGGCGACCAAGATCCTCACCGAGAAGCGCGAGGACCTCGAGGCGCTCGCCAAGGGCCTGCTCGAGTTCGAGACGCTGACCGGCGACGAGATCATCGACCTCTTGAAGGGCAAGAAGCCCAACCGCGAGTCGGTGCTGGAGCCGTCGACGCCGCGCGCCTCTGCCGTGCCGCCGGCCGGCAAGCCGCGCCCGCGTCCCGATCCGGACACCGGCATGGAGCCGCAGCCGCAGGCATAAGCCTCGCCCGCCATGGCCGGCAGGTCCGGCAAACCAGTTGTGCAAAAGCTCGGCCTCAAGCCGGGCTTTTGTATTTTTGTCGACGGACTGTCCGTTCCCTACGACGATGTTGTCGGCGAACTGCCCGCCGATGTGCTGGTGGCGAAGATCGCACGGGCACCGCTCGATGCCGTGCACCTGTTCACCGCCAAGGCCGAGGGGCTTGCGGCCAAGCTGCGGTGTTACCGTCAGGCGATCGCCCCTGACGGCATGATCTGGGTGTCGTGGCCGAAGGCAAGTTCGGTCGTCGCGACCGACCTTACGGAGAGACAGGTCCGCGAAACCGGGCTCGCGAACGGCCTCGTCGACGTCAAGGTCTGTGCGGTCGATGACGTCTGGTCGGGACTGAAATTCGTGATCCCGGTCAAGGACCGCGGCAAGCGCTGAGATCGCGCCTTTCGAATATCCTTGGCTCCCGCTGCGGCGCCGTGGCATCCTCGCGACAAGCCGTCAAACGGCACGGCCGCGTTGTCTGAGGGCGCGGCAAGAAAAGGGGAGGGGAGGCCGATGCGCAAGGCATTCGGCGCGCTTGGCGCCATTTCGTTCCTGCTGCTGCCCACGTCCTCCAGCGCCGCCGAGATGCGCGGCGTCACATCAACCGAAATCAGGATCGGCCAGACCATGCCCTATAGCGGGCCGGTGTCGGCGTTCGGCGCACTCGGCAAGGGCGAAGCCGGCTATTTCAGGATGCTGAACGAGCGCGGCGGCATCAATGGCCGCAAGATCAACTTCATCTCGCTGGACGATTCCTACGCGCCGCCGAAGACGGTGGAGCAGACGCGCCGCCTCGTCGAGAGCGACGAGGTCGCGCTGATCTTCTCCTCGATCGGCACCGCGCACAACACCGCGATCGCAAAGTACCTGCAGGGCAAGAACATCCCGCAGCTGTTCCTGGCCTCCGGCGCCTCGAAATTCGGCGACATCGCGCAATTCCCGCAGGCGACGATGGGCGTGCAGGCGCCGTTCCGCTACGAGGCACGGCTGTATGCGCGTTATGCGCTGGCGAAGAATCCGAATGCTAGGTTCGCCGTCATCTCGCAGAACGACGACTACGGCCGCGACTATCTCGCGGGCCTCAAGGACGTCCTCGGCGAGAAGTATGAGTCTCTGGTTACCGTTGCGACCTATGAGATCACGGACCCGACGATCGACTCCCAGATCGTCAAGCTGAAGGCCA from Bradyrhizobium elkanii USDA 76 harbors:
- a CDS encoding DUF3052 family protein — its product is MAGRSGKPVVQKLGLKPGFCIFVDGLSVPYDDVVGELPADVLVAKIARAPLDAVHLFTAKAEGLAAKLRCYRQAIAPDGMIWVSWPKASSVVATDLTERQVRETGLANGLVDVKVCAVDDVWSGLKFVIPVKDRGKR
- a CDS encoding ABC transporter substrate-binding protein, with translation MRKAFGALGAISFLLLPTSSSAAEMRGVTSTEIRIGQTMPYSGPVSAFGALGKGEAGYFRMLNERGGINGRKINFISLDDSYAPPKTVEQTRRLVESDEVALIFSSIGTAHNTAIAKYLQGKNIPQLFLASGASKFGDIAQFPQATMGVQAPFRYEARLYARYALAKNPNARFAVISQNDDYGRDYLAGLKDVLGEKYESLVTVATYEITDPTIDSQIVKLKATNADVLVIAATPKFAAQSIRKAFEIGWRPMTFLSNTAVWISTVMQPAGLEAGTGIISTAYVKDPDDPAWSDDPGMKGWREFMTRYVPEGDQHDTNYVNAYNSAMALEAVLKACGDDLSTENILRQAFAIKGLELPMLLPGIKVNTSPADHVPVDQMQLMRFNGKTWDRFGELQTGN